A DNA window from Methanosarcinales archaeon contains the following coding sequences:
- a CDS encoding iron-sulfur cluster assembly accessory protein, translating to MIEVTELAAGELKNLLEQENKSDHALRIFVAGMGCSGVQYGLTLDNKKTDEDVELTSNGIKLFMTGEVQESLYGAEIDYIDNEHGQGFVIKNPNAPSCGSGCSC from the coding sequence ATGATTGAAGTAACAGAATTAGCAGCAGGCGAATTGAAAAATTTACTTGAGCAAGAAAATAAATCTGATCATGCACTTCGGATATTTGTAGCAGGCATGGGATGCAGCGGTGTCCAGTACGGTTTAACCCTGGACAACAAAAAGACCGATGAAGATGTAGAATTGACCAGCAACGGAATTAAGCTGTTCATGACAGGTGAAGTTCAGGAATCACTGTATGGAGCTGAGATCGATTATATTGATAATGAACACGGCCAGGGATTTGTAATAAAGAATCCTAATGCGCCATCATGCGGGTCAGGCTGCTCCTGTTAA